Proteins from a genomic interval of Methanoplanus endosymbiosus:
- a CDS encoding ISAzo13 family transposase translates to MDLDAFIANIYEDLTPHLNERQIRIFASTMANSYGRGGVTNVSKITGMSRSTINIGRKQLDSGEIYPYDKVRSEGAGRKKITEIDPELINDLDFLIEPTSRGDPESPLRWTCLSTRNLAEELINKGHNVSHTCVSKLLNYSGYSLQAPRKTEEGKSHEDRNKQFEFINEFVKKYQTHNQPVISVDCKKKENIGNYTNKGQEWRPKGKPVKVKDHDFIDKELGKAIPYGIYDISNNSGWVNVGVDHETSEFAVESIRRWWITMGQEIYPNAESLLITADSGGSNGYRRKAWKVELQKFCDEFNLMVSVCHFPPGTSKWNKIEHRLFSAISKNWRGRPLINMETIVNLIANTRTSKGLTVQCCVDNNSYPLGRKVSKEEMNELFLLPNQFHGEWNYTIAPKDECYYVVDDL, encoded by the coding sequence ATGGATCTGGATGCTTTCATTGCAAATATTTACGAGGACCTAACACCTCATCTAAATGAGAGGCAAATAAGGATCTTTGCTTCAACTATGGCTAATTCATATGGTCGTGGTGGAGTTACAAATGTTTCTAAAATAACAGGGATGTCAAGATCTACAATAAATATTGGAAGAAAACAATTAGATTCTGGAGAGATTTATCCATATGACAAAGTTAGATCTGAAGGAGCTGGAAGGAAAAAAATAACAGAGATTGATCCTGAATTAATTAATGATCTAGACTTTCTTATTGAGCCAACTTCGAGAGGAGATCCCGAATCACCTCTAAGGTGGACATGTCTAAGTACAAGGAATTTAGCTGAGGAATTAATAAATAAAGGGCATAATGTAAGCCATACTTGTGTTTCAAAGCTATTGAATTATTCGGGTTACAGCCTTCAGGCACCAAGGAAAACTGAAGAAGGCAAATCCCATGAGGACAGAAACAAACAATTTGAATTCATTAATGAATTTGTCAAAAAGTATCAGACCCATAACCAACCAGTAATTTCTGTTGATTGCAAAAAGAAGGAAAATATTGGGAATTACACAAATAAAGGGCAGGAATGGCGTCCTAAGGGTAAGCCTGTCAAAGTCAAGGATCATGATTTTATTGATAAAGAACTTGGGAAAGCAATACCATATGGAATTTATGATATCAGCAATAACTCCGGTTGGGTCAATGTAGGTGTAGATCATGAAACATCAGAATTTGCAGTTGAAAGCATCAGGAGATGGTGGATAACTATGGGTCAGGAAATATACCCCAATGCAGAATCTCTTCTTATAACAGCAGATTCTGGAGGTAGTAATGGTTATAGGAGAAAAGCATGGAAAGTTGAATTGCAAAAATTTTGTGACGAATTTAACCTTATGGTGTCAGTCTGCCACTTTCCGCCAGGAACAAGCAAGTGGAATAAAATTGAGCATCGCTTATTTTCTGCAATCTCTAAAAATTGGAGAGGAAGACCATTGATTAATATGGAGACAATAGTAAATTTAATCGCCAATACAAGAACATCTAAGGGATTGACGGTTCAATGTTGTGTTGATAACAATTCATATCCTCTTGGAAGGAAAGTATCAAAAGAAGAGATGAACGAATTGTTCCTTCTCCCAAATCAATTTCATGGTGAATGGAATTATACTATTGCTCCAAAGGATGAATGTTACTATGTCGTGGACGACTTATAA